The proteins below come from a single Pirellulales bacterium genomic window:
- the truB gene encoding tRNA pseudouridine(55) synthase TruB yields the protein MSASIESALISIVKPRGISSRAAIDVVARAVRPAKAGHAGTLDPLATGVLVVCVGRATRLIEFVQAQTKSYRAGFQLGVTSETDDIEGELVELQAPPVPSRDQIEAAAGNLTGELQQRPPAFSAIKVDGRRSYRLARAGRAVELAPRPIRVDRCEVLKYEYPHLEIDIDCSSGTYVRALGRDLAAGLGTGAVMTALVRTAVGRFTLDQSCSLEAFETDAWRSFLLPALAALGDIPQQRIDPTLRQELAHGRPLQLAHDPAISLLAAIDDNEQLLGVLRRRGDLWFASPNFAAATDG from the coding sequence GTGTCTGCATCGATCGAGAGCGCCCTGATAAGCATCGTTAAACCGCGCGGGATCTCCTCGCGAGCCGCGATCGATGTGGTTGCGCGCGCCGTTCGCCCCGCCAAAGCCGGTCACGCCGGAACGCTCGACCCCCTCGCGACCGGCGTGCTGGTTGTTTGCGTTGGTCGGGCCACGCGATTGATCGAGTTCGTCCAGGCTCAGACCAAGTCGTATCGCGCTGGTTTCCAGCTCGGCGTAACCAGCGAAACCGACGACATCGAGGGAGAGCTCGTCGAATTGCAGGCGCCGCCTGTGCCCTCGCGCGACCAAATCGAGGCGGCCGCCGGCAACCTCACCGGCGAATTGCAGCAACGCCCGCCGGCTTTCTCCGCCATCAAAGTCGACGGCCGGCGCTCTTATCGACTGGCACGGGCGGGGCGCGCGGTGGAACTCGCGCCGCGGCCCATTCGCGTCGACCGCTGTGAAGTGCTGAAGTACGAATATCCCCACCTGGAAATTGACATCGATTGCAGCTCGGGCACCTACGTTCGGGCCCTGGGTCGCGACCTGGCCGCGGGACTCGGCACCGGAGCCGTCATGACCGCGCTGGTCCGCACGGCAGTTGGCCGCTTCACACTCGACCAGAGCTGCTCGCTCGAAGCTTTCGAGACCGATGCCTGGCGGTCGTTCCTATTGCCGGCGTTAGCGGCCCTGGGAGATATCCCGCAACAACGGATCGACCCGACCTTGCGGCAAGAACTTGCGCACGGCCGACCTTTGCAGTTGGCGCACGACCCGGCCATCTCGTTGTTGGCGGCGATCGACGACAACGAGCAATTGCTAGGCGTTTTGCGGCGGCGAGGCGACTTGTGGTTTGCGTCGCCAAACTTCGCCGCGGCCACGGACGGTTGA